A stretch of Campylobacter showae DNA encodes these proteins:
- a CDS encoding sodium-dependent transporter translates to MDRKTWSSKVTYILAVAGATVGFGATWRFPYLVGQNGGGAYVLVFCIAMIVIGIPMILAENAIGRRLKCNAVDAFGGKNINPAWKIVGWMGLLGAFGIMAYYMVIGGWVLNYIAQIAFGMLDLSQVLSFEVTSAFYEQNIVSDPLAISFATLVFVLVNYAILVQGAVGGIERSAKYLMPLLFVLMIVMIVKNLTLDGVAQGVKFYLTPDFSKISIKLFVDVLGQVFFALSLGFGVMITLSSFVKKDEGLVKISIITGILNTVIAVLAGFMIFPSLFSYGVSPDSGPSLVFKSLPIVFSHMPFGGFFAVAFFALLMIAALTTSLPIYEVIITTLQEKFKIKRKSAILLVLGTIFIFGNLPSLMATNLLADVKIFGKNIFDAYDAISATIFFVLTSLGCAIFVGWVLKDEAKREIMQGSEKYAKLVNIWFWYIKFVVPFIILVLFISSFYDNFLK, encoded by the coding sequence ATGGATAGAAAAACTTGGAGTTCGAAGGTAACGTATATTTTGGCGGTTGCGGGTGCTACCGTGGGCTTTGGCGCGACGTGGCGTTTCCCGTATCTAGTCGGGCAAAACGGCGGCGGAGCCTACGTACTCGTGTTTTGTATCGCGATGATCGTGATCGGTATACCGATGATTTTGGCTGAAAATGCGATCGGTAGACGCCTAAAATGCAACGCCGTGGATGCATTCGGCGGTAAAAATATAAATCCCGCGTGGAAAATCGTGGGCTGGATGGGGCTGCTTGGCGCATTTGGCATCATGGCTTATTACATGGTCATCGGCGGCTGGGTGCTAAACTATATCGCGCAGATCGCATTTGGCATGCTTGATCTCTCGCAGGTGCTTAGTTTTGAGGTTACGAGCGCGTTTTATGAGCAAAATATCGTGAGCGATCCGCTAGCTATCAGCTTTGCGACGCTCGTGTTCGTACTCGTAAACTACGCGATCTTGGTGCAGGGCGCGGTCGGCGGCATCGAGCGCTCGGCGAAGTATCTCATGCCGCTACTTTTCGTGCTGATGATCGTTATGATCGTAAAAAACTTGACCTTAGATGGCGTGGCGCAGGGGGTTAAATTTTATCTCACGCCCGATTTTTCAAAGATAAGTATCAAGCTTTTCGTCGATGTTTTGGGACAGGTATTTTTCGCGCTTTCGCTTGGTTTTGGCGTGATGATCACGCTTTCAAGCTTTGTTAAAAAAGATGAAGGGCTGGTTAAAATCTCGATCATCACGGGCATTCTAAATACTGTCATCGCCGTGCTTGCGGGCTTTATGATATTTCCGTCGCTCTTTAGCTATGGCGTCTCGCCGGATAGCGGCCCAAGCCTCGTGTTTAAGAGCTTGCCGATCGTTTTTTCGCATATGCCTTTTGGCGGATTCTTTGCGGTGGCGTTTTTTGCACTACTGATGATTGCCGCGCTCACGACCTCGTTACCGATCTACGAGGTTATCATCACGACCCTTCAGGAGAAATTTAAAATAAAACGCAAAAGCGCGATCTTACTTGTGCTTGGCACGATATTTATATTTGGAAATTTGCCGTCCTTGATGGCTACGAACCTGCTTGCGGACGTTAAAATTTTTGGTAAAAATATATTTGACGCATACGACGCCATCAGCGCTACGATATTTTTCGTGCTGACCTCGCTAGGATGCGCGATATTTGTGGGCTGGGTGCTAAAAGACGAAGCCAAACGCGAGATAATGCAGGGCAGCGAAAAATACGCAAAACTCGTAAATATCTGGTTTTGGTATATCAAATTTGTCGTTCCGTTTATCATTTTGGTGCTTTTTATTAGCTCATTTTACGATAACTTTTTAAAGTAA